NNNNNNNNNNNNNNNNNNNNNNNNNNNNNNNNNNNNNNNNNNNNNNNNNNNNNNNNNNNNNNNNNNNNNNNNNNNNNNNNNNNNNNNNNNNNNNNGACTGGAATGACTGTAGCTaagaatttctggaaattcaaagaaGCGGACAATAGGGAAGAtgccccctttcatgtatgaaacgtgcacttttccaagtcataatgaatacttagaatacgagagctcttttccaaatcgctatatccaccatttttgactttttgcattttaatattggaattgactgataagtatcatctatgtgtgaatatTTGCCATTTAAATGTTTcaagaacatgctttttaaacctctataaaatgcattttctaatgcaattcaatggaatgcccaattcaaaaatgtaaaattcccaacattctataaaatggatatatctcattttggaaaagagctcttccatctcttctctatgatggtggtggtaagtattcatgaaatggtggtggtaagtattcatgaaaaaggtaacacttgtgtgaattctggaaataaacaactaaaaagattacacagtgcacatttaaagggAAACATATGTAGTTAAAGAGAACTTCACTTGATCATGACAATTTACATTGATAATTTCTCAATCCAATAACCTCCAAGATAAGATGATGACTTGAAAAATGTGCAGTTTGAGAGATCTTTATTTGATCAGGATAAGGATAAGGATTTACATGTATCATTTGAGTGGTAACTTGACATGGTGATCTTCTggcgttcagagagggaagagcaggaagccactgaaggtgcagtGGTTATTCCAACTATCAAAGAGCCTGTAGCCTTTTGGCAGCACCATGTTTACTacatctcccttctccagctgcagagtcaggccactggacagataggaGGCCTTTCCATCAGTGTCATACTCAACCAGCTGCATAAGCCTCACTCCTTTCTTAAACATCTTGATACCCATCCAATGGGCGGATAGTCTATccataacagtgaacctgaagtagtagacccccctgactggagctgtgaagaagccagttgtGCTGTTGTAGGCCTCTCCTACATTGGTGATGACTCTCTTGAATGCTAAGTTCATGTCATTACTCACAGAGTCTGTGAATCCTTCTTGAAAGTCCCTCAGagctgctgagaaggccaccttgggtgctgctcCGATCTCTTTCTTCACATTCTCCACTCCAGTCTCAGTGgctgccagtctggtcttcactgctgtcaACTCTGCCTCTTGTGCTGCATTTTCCTTCTTCAGATTCATCACTTCAGCTTCACTAGCTTCCAGCCGGGTCTTCACTGCTATCAGCTCTGCCTCTTGTGCTGCATTTTTCATCTTCAGATTGTCCACCTCCGTCTTCATTTCTGCTTTGTTGTCCTGTAGCGCCTTGTCCAAAATCTGAACCTTAGTCTCACTGGCCACAAGCCTTTCTTTCACTGCTACATTCTCAGCCTCCAAAACCTTCACGTCATCTCGAGTATGTCGTAGTGTTGCTCTCAggtccaccaccatgtctctgagttccttcagctcagtagagacgtcctgggtagaggtgtcAGTGACATAGCTCTGGACTCCACAcgtggagagcagcagcaccagcagtgagatggcagccctcatcttccaagtcactgtaaaataaaacattcaactGATTCAGACTATCAAAGTCAAAATCAAGTCAAAgtgcactttattgtcaaaaacagTGCAATCAGGATTAGCACAGAAGTTTCAAATTGCGTCTCCACTGTCCAGTTAAATTAAACATAGCTAAGATAAGATGTTGACAATgatcacacaaaaatacacacacatgcacgcgcacacacagacacacacactgttctggcCACACTAAGAGTTAGCTATCCAAGCAGCTAAACAGATACTCAGCAACTCCACAAGAGTAGTTTCTTTCCTGTGATTTTACTGAACAAAGTTGTGAAACTGAAACACAAGCATGTAAAACACATACATCAAAAATTGTACATGAATAGATATAAAATGCTGCTAAGCTAAGCTACACCATGTGGTTCCTATGACATTGTGAAATTAGTTCGTTTTTAATAGCATTTTTAATCTATCAACATCAACATATGAATTTCCATATGATAGAAATATGATAAACAAATACTTACAGACGTTGCTTGaacaaacatggacacaaactGTAGTCAAAATGAGGAGTGGAAGACAGAAGGCAGCTGTCTCCACTGCTGCCAAGGTGAAACTGACTGAGCTTCTGACAATTTCCTGTTCAAAtcgcttgtcaaaataaaagtcactcAAAGTTGCTTTTGTACTAGGAGTAATAATATTTCAGCAGGAACATTAGTCTTACCAGAAATGTAACCAATGAAAATTGCATGAAAAGAAAAATATTAAATGCaatctatgacacacacacacacacatgcacgcacgcacgcacacacgcacacacacacacacacacacacacacacacacacacacacacacacacacacacgctgtgcatGAAAAAtactaacatactgatacagacgtgtacaataaacacacacacacacacacacacacacacacacacacacacacacacacacacacacactcacacacacactcacactcacactcacactcacacacacacacacacacacacacacacacacacacacacactcacaatcactcaTAGCTCTTGAAAAAGTATTCTAATATCAAAGGTTATTCACATTTCAAGCCTGCCAAGTCTAATAAATATTGATCTTACCTTTAAGAGTAACAACGCCccgtctgtcactggtgtctgtagtCGTCTGTAGTTCTGATGGCAGAAGTCggtgcagcagcagcggtggtgtcTGTGACTTGACTGTGTGATCAGCGTCTTTTTATAACTCAGGAGTTATGTAAAcacatgtgtctgaccaaatcccgcccaaaagctgcTCAAAAAcagctaaattctgcccaaattcaacaaattacattgacttctatgggcccaaaacggctgattTTTtcccgatttttacccgcagacgttcATACTAAGTAGACTGACTATAtgactaatcacacacacacctcatattctaccagggccgctgacaggtttggctgggcccgggacaaaaaaatatcaatgggcccccccttcctccaaccaccccacccccccccccccccccacacacacacacacacaaaaaacagacaaACCTAACCACCaattttttttcaagagagaccaggtggccagactaggcctacactttcggcctgaaagcgcaccacatgatgtgctatgtattattaggcctacctattataaaagaaatgacattggtaccaaagtagcctcacaatgatgcatacaattccatagtaaatgatctatccatccaattatactatccatgcattctcgccaacatttatttagaaatgaaacaaaacaaataggattcacattgtcaataataacacaagtgttagtgtaatttactttggcaatttgaaggcttgcacatcaaaacgtgcttGACTGAATCAGgtcccgtttgctaaactgacttcaagtgacgtgtgatgacagtgaacaagtgagcagcacaccaaagacatcagtggaacacaggtcttgtactgtgctccctcatcagtcttcccacaccaggaatagtaacaagtcaagttgcagaaatgtaggcctatatgcaaaacgaatctacactgtatttctccccacaaagttaacaggttgatcatgtgttagcatttgcgctaagcgggatttatagcctaggcctacgcgctaagcgtttatagcgttgcatattaatagcgctgttttaaaagttctcccttgccctctccctgcgcgcgacgcaacttctcatcacggtatgatcccgggctaatgtgcatattcttagctaaggtcactgatggtcagatttgaaacacaattttaaagCTGTTATAACATGATCCGATGCCCAttttctattgtgtttatcagtgtgactgatctccttttaaacatgaatgctgcagtgcctgctattagtacctgcatcatctgaagaatattttactgaattcctggggcttctggtgtcttcctctattttctcctttccttcattttctgccctcctggtttgaacgactgcgtcttcagacaccttggcaaattcgCACGAGCCACGTTAAGTtgaagacttttttttctttctcgtaatgaccgaccaaaccatttgtgcacttggggtgggggaggtgcgagttcttgatccctttttaaggacaggaaaggcaaaatatctgcataatttatttaaagcaaatatagcgcattctccctctctcaaagaccaacatattttgaaattaaatggaaccattaatcacaaacttaatgagggctcagttgtgggcccccctatccctgggcccgggacaaaaagcccttttgtccccccctgtcggcggggctgtatTCTACTTTCTATTTCCCTCTcttgtccccctctctctttgtccctgtTTCCAATCTTGGGCCCAGGGGTGCAGGTCCTGGTCAgcaaaatttatttttttatgcacTTTTTGCACAACAACTGTGAGAGAAAGTAGAAACCTGTTACTTATtataagacaccccccccccccctcactctctctatctccctcaaacacactctctctctctctctctctctctatctctctctctctatctctctctcacacacacccactcacacacgagtgcacacgcacgcacacacgcacgcacgcacgcacgcacgcacgcacgcacgcacgcaatataAAGCAAACAAAGTAACCAtataaactggacatatatatTGCATGTAAATCAATatgaaagtatatatatatatatatatatatatacacgtatagcCTACTTTTTATAAGCTTATAGGCTTCTATACATTTTTAACTGGACCAGGGCCGGACTTTAGCTGAGGTAGTATAATCATTTGCTATGACCAGTACAGGGCACAACTCACCTCTCACCTGACCTCCTCtttttcacctcctcttcctcctcctctcctttatattacattgcacttagccgacgctttcatttattcaaagcgacttacagttattatttttcagggtattggttacagtggatcaatgtggggttaggtgctttgctcaagggcacttcagccatggatggagttatagggagaggtcagaggggattcgaacctgcaaccccttgatCGAAAGACCATcttcttaaccactaggccaacaGCCCTCTCCTTCACCTTCTTTCGTCACCTCACTCATATTCTTCCTTTTTtcacctcctcctttcttctccagctcctctcttctcctcacctcctcacctcctcttccccctaACCTCCCCCTGCCAACCTCATCacaccttctcttcctcctcctttctacCCGCCGCCTATTCACATCCTCTGTTCACCTCCACTTCATCTTCTCCTATCTCCTactcacctccttctctcctctcctctcctctcctcttttcccctccgccctaacctcctcctcacctctcttccactcctctcctctcctttcctctactctcctctcctcgcctgtttcctctcctctcctctccacctcttctcctctcctctgctctcctctcctctcctctcctcgcctgtttcctctcctctcctctccacctcttctcctctcctctgctctcctcttctcccctctcctctgctctcctctcctctccaccccctctcctctcctctcctctcctcttctcccctcccctctcctctcctctcctctcctcccctctcctctcctctcatctcctctcctctcctctcctctccacctcccctcctctcctctcctctcctctcctctgctctcctcttctcccctcttcccttcacctcctcctctcctctcctctcctctgctctcctcttctcccctcttctcccctcttctcccctcccctctcctctcctctcctctcctctcctctcctctcctctcctctcctctcctctcctctcctctcccctcccctcatcatctcttctcctctactctttttacctctcctctcctctcctctcctctcctctcctctcccccgctttcttctcctctctcctctcctgtactcctcttctgctctcctcttctctcctcttcccttcacctcctccgctcctcttctcccctctcctctccgctcctctccatctctcccctcccctctcttctcctctccatctcctcccctctcttctcctctcctctcctctcctctcctctgctctcctctcctcttctcccctcttctcccctcttctcccctctcatctcctctcctctcatctcctctcttctcccctcctctcctcttctcctctcctctcctatcctatcctatcctctcctctctcctctcctctcctcttctcctcctcctctcctcttctcccctcctcccttcactccccttcatcctcctcaaaCATCTTCCCACACCCTTCAAGGGATGGATTTACAGAATTTGGCAACaccaatatatataaaaaaaccttttcacacacatgcacacacgcacacacacacgttcgcacacacacacacacacacacacacacacacacacacacacacacacacacacacacacacacacacacacacacacacacacacacacacacacacacacacacacacacacacacacaaacacacacacacacacacacacacacacacacacacacacacacacacacacacacacacacacacacacacacacacacacacacacacctacaaaaaccactaccaccaccaccaacaacaataaaaaacttAATCGGAAAGTTTTGTTTTGGAAGTACACTCGGAAGTGACAGTGTCTGAAGCGACAAGGACACTCTTTGCTGTCTGTCAAATACACTACAAGTGCAAACTCTGCAGTCTCATGAATACACTACAAGGTCACACTCTGCAGTCTTTCAAATACTACAAGGACACTTTTGAAGACCACGCATGAAAACTAACGTTTAAAACGAGATGCTTTGAGAATGGTGCCGGCAAAAAGCGGGACTGGAGAGAGAAACTTTGCCAGACTTGTTTGTATATGTgagaagcttgtgtgtgtgtgtgtgtgtgtgtgtgtgtgtgtgtgtgtgtgtgtgtgggtgtgtgtgtgtgtgtgtgtgtgtgtgtgtgtgtgtgtgtgtgtgtgtgtgtgtgtgtgtgtgtgtgtgtgtgtgtgtgtgtgtgtgtgtgctagggtgTTGCCAAGTTCTGCAAGTGTATCAAAACAATACGTAAAAGACTGATCTTGTCATCTTTGTTGAATAGGTACTGTACAGTCACATTCCATGGTGCAGCCATCTCTAACATTCTAGAATGCTTAATCTGAATGCCTGTTGCCATGTCACCCCCTATGACATTCTAATTCTCCTAATGTAAATGCCTGTCGCCATGAACACAATGGAATGCCAGACTTTCATGCAAGGACAAACAGTAATATACGTGGAGACATTTGGCTCaaccataagtgtgtgtgtgtgtgtgtgtgtctgcatgtgtgcgtgcatgcgtgtgtgcatgcgcgcccgTGCATGCAAgcgggcgtgtctgtgtgtgtgtgtgtgtgtgtttgtttgtgtttgtctgtgtgtgtgtgtgtgtgtgtgtgtgggtgcatgtgtgtgtgtgtgttctgtgaaaGTGGGGGGTGACTGATGGCTTGGCCAAATGAATAACTGCTAAACAAATCTTTATGTGGCAAGACTCCTCACAAGTTTGCAGATACatgacacatgcaagcacactcctccacacatgtgggatgcatgaacacacacacccatgcacacacccacgcacacacaggcattaacacacacacacacacacacacacacacactctctctctctctctctcacacacacacacacacacacacacacacacacacacacacacacacacacacacacacacacacacacacacacacacacacacacacacacacacacaggcataaacacacacacacacacataaacacacacacacacacacacacacacacacacacacacacacacacacacacacacacacaaacacacacatgtgcccacacacattacactacacattacattacattaggctgatgcttttattcaaagcgacgtgaagttatttaggtacagggtattggttacagtccctggagcagtgctgGCTTGCTTAAGGGatccagccatggatggaggtgtagggagggctCGTGAGTGTGTTTCGAAACCTACAACCCTCCCTATCCACTATGCCAAGGGTGCCctccgctgacacacacacacacacacacacacacacacacacacacacacacacacacacacacacacacacacacacacacacacacacacacacacacacacacacacacacacacgaaataatAAAATAAGCAGCACTCTCTGGCTGCCTTATTTCACTACGGCCAGCAGAGGGAGCCAGTGTCCACACCACTGCCATCGGTGGGGCAATACTGTTATTCTCATACTGCTAtactaaggcaaggcaaggcaaggcaaggcaaggcaaggcaaggcgtttgtcccgcgaccgttccgttccgctttggtatgttttgccccttaggCTACCTGCGCTGCGAACCATCTActcacagagcgagagagagagtgagagatagagagagagaggttggggtgggatggggagagagacttTCTTATGCAGAGACTTTCTTATAACTTTGCTGTCTCCAAAATTCTAATGGCtatgagagagggtgtgtgtgtgtgtgtgtgtgtgtgtgtgtgtgtgtgtgtgtgtgtgtgtgtgtgtgtgcagagacttAGTGCAGTCCTTAGTGCAGAGACTttcttataaccttactgtcaccaaaattctaatggctatgtcttaatgtgttacttaagactctcactaatgtcatagcaatgttgttagttgagcattttcagtaaGTAGTGAAGTAGTAGTAGTCCTTCTGAGTTTACGCTTCCACACAGCCATTCCTGGCCCCGACGaatagcaaactaagggaggcgggtcaaccatgccatttgggaaatgttgtgCGTTATGCCCCTGTTCAGACCACGTCtcagaagagatttgaaagtcgatgataatcaggcaactggATTATAGCTCCTAAATCAAGGATGCAtatagtgaacacacacacacacacacacacacacacacacacgcacgcacgcacgcacgcacgcacgcacgcacgcacacacacacacacacaaccacacacacacacctaacctaaccttaagggggattcatactagtcgtgagtggtgctagtctccttcatacttcactcacgacgatggcgcgcgccgtcacgtgacctaaaatttcgacacgccccccgtcgtaagctcaaaattcggcgcgtgtcgccacgtcgtgcacacgaggatttttctaacttgtcgtgcgccaccagcgaccacgcagataggcagacaaagcaggagttgcgaagagaggctacaactactgtaggctactacagaatggatcctgcatcattttgaggataataaaatgtcagagagttattttatcttctctcttaaatgttgttcagtgaaacaattgtttactttgttcagaagcacgttgtgttcggcgatctatttataaattctgccgccagaacaatgctctcacatggtcttggaattatctggcaatgtaggctacaacaaaaaatatatgtttcaatgtggtaagtcacaagtcagacgttcagtagccctacagcagccgtgtttggctttctattttatacatcagtagaactcacgctgcgagttgcgaaaaatactgccgtttctctcatgaacagcagagggcacttccgacaatgcgagcaaggcgcttttgaagtatgaatagtctgtcgcaagtgatgacgtcattaatggttctcgcgccactcgcgacaaagtgcgcacgtgaagtatgcagagcccttaactctctctctctctctctctctctctctctctctctctctctctctctctctctctctctctctctctctctctctctctttttctctctctctctctctctctctctctctctctctctctctcacacacacacacacacacacacacacatacagctttaCTTACAGATTGCACATATGCTGCAGATCCAGGGACCACTCGGTGGCTGCAGTGCTCCTAATCAGCCAGATGGTGGTGCTATTGCTCCACACTCCTCCAGAGCTGCTTCAGTGGATGATGTCATCAGCAGTGTGAATCCCTTGTTTGCTTTTTCGGTTCTGCAGCAGTGGAAAGTGCAGCATTTGGGGAAATtattaacttaaagggacactgtgcaggaaatggtcaaaaaaggtactgcaactatgctgctcattgaaactgggctgcctattgccaaatttgatctttacatgaaagtttactaagtaataaacacatattttctagtatggtccaagtacagtcctttttgctgctaaaaatggctattttggtaAATTCataatggcggatcatggagaagatcccccttttaatgcatgaaaagtgcaattttttcagtcataatgaatacttagaatttgatggtggtggtatgtattcatgaaaaaggtaccattagtgaatgggcagcatgaattctggaaataaacaactacaaatttcacacagtgtcccttttttgtttatttccagaattctaagtaagcctattcattatgactggaaaaaattgcacttttcaaacatgaaaagggggatcttctccgtggtccaccattttgaatttccaaaattagccatttttagctgcaaaaagcatagttgcagcatcttttttgcacagtcgtttttggggaatcctctccttcaatagtctacacttcagatggacccgcaatgttcattaatgctagataaaaactcacatatccgccattgctctattcagctcgcgcagggcacgcaccacagtttgggaaccctAGAAGATGGAAAGAGCTTTCAGAAGCAACAGCACTTACGCACTGAAAACAACATCTTAGGAGAAACAACATCAGcatcttgaagtgtgtgtgtgtgtgtgtgtgtgtgtgtgtgtgtgtgtgtgtgggtctgtgtgtgtgtgtgtgtgtgtgtgtgtgtgtgtgtgtgtgtgtgtgtgtgtgtgtgtgtgtgtgtgtgtgtgtgtgtgtgtgtgtgtgtgtgtgtgtgtggtgagcaggTAAAGCAACTGTGTAATCAAACATGCAccggcacgcaggcacgcacgcacacacacgcacacacacacacacacacacacacacacacacacacacacacacacacacacacacacacacacacacacacacacacacacacacacacacacacacacacacacacacactccaagtccCTTCCCCTCCCTGTCCGGTCTGATAGGCTGCAGACGAGAAAGTCAAGCTTCGTTTGACTCCAATTTCACAagagctcaacacacacacaaacacacacacacacacacacacacacacacacacacacacacacacacacacacacacacacacacacacacacacacacacacacacacacacaaacacacacacacacacactctctctctctctctctctctctctctctctcgctctctctctctctctcacacacacacacacacacgtaaacacacacacacacacatacatacacgagAGGCAattccataaacacacactctctctccccctctctctcgcacacacacacacacactcacagacacacacacacacacacacacacacacacacacacacacacacacacacacacacacacacacacacacacacacacacacacacacacacacacacacacacacacacacacacacacacacacgggagagagGCCATTCCGTAAACAAATTTGGATTCATGTTGCTAATTAAAAAGCTATTATGATTTTCGCAGCTACTCTCTTTTTAATGGGCTGACTATCAAGctgctgccactctctctctctctctctctctctctctctctctctctctcctctccctccctctctctctctctcccatacacacatacacacgcacgcacgcacgcacgcacgcacgcacgcacgcacacacacacacacacacacagacatgcagccatacacactccacacagcagtcacacacacacacacacgcacgcacgcacgcgcgcacacacgaacacacacacacacacacacacacacacacacacacacacacacacacacacacacacacacacacacacacacatgtgcacacacacacacacacacacacacacacacacacacacacacacacacacacacacacacacacacacacacacacacacacacacacacacacacacacacacacacacacacagtcacactgctACTCTACACTCCACTGACATCGCAAATCACCACCAACATGCCAGGTAGCAGGAAATgccaaggtgagtgtgtgtgtgtgtgcgcacctgcgtgtgtgcgtgcgtgcgtgagtgcatccgtgcatgcaggtgcgtgtgtgtgtgtgcgtgcgtgcttgtgtatatgtgcgtgcgtgcatgcgtgtgtgtgtgtgtgtgtgtgtgtgtgtgtgtgtgtgtgtgtgtg
The sequence above is a segment of the Engraulis encrasicolus isolate BLACKSEA-1 unplaced genomic scaffold, IST_EnEncr_1.0 scaffold_48_np1212, whole genome shotgun sequence genome. Coding sequences within it:
- the LOC134444267 gene encoding uncharacterized protein LOC134444267, yielding MRAAISLLVLLLSTCGVQSYVTDTSTQDVSTELKELRDMVVDLRATLRHTRDDVKVLEAENVAVKERLVASETKVQILDKALQDNKAEMKTEVDNLKMKNAAQEAELIAVKTRLEASEAEVMNLKKENAAQEAELTAVKTRLAATETGVENVKKEIGAAPKVAFSAALRDFQEGFTDSVSNDMNLAFKRVITNVGEAYNSTTGFFTAPVRGVYYFRFTVMDRLSAHWMGIKMFKKGVRLMQLVEYDTDGKASYLSSGLTLQLEKGDVVNMVLPKGYRLFDSWNNHCTFSGFLLFPL